CTAAGACACGATTACCTTAACTATGTATTCATCTGTGTCTCTTGGATCCGTTTACAGAAAATGTCTCCAAGTATGCATTGTATAAGTGATCACTCTAACAAGGCAAAACAAGTTACAAGAGATATAGAATGTATTTCTATGTAATAGTAAATGTAATATACTCATTAATCCTgtcttaaaatgtaattaactcAAATTTGCTATATTTATGGCTCAAATGTATTCCTCCTGCTTTGGAAAAAGTAGTAAAGGTTAATGCAGACCCAGGCTGCATGTTCACAAACACAGACTCAGTCTACAGTTTGTTTGAACTCTTTCAGCAGTTGAAACCATTAACTGAACCCAACAGATGTACAAGTTTCAGACCGTTACATCATTTGCATACTGTTGAAATATTGTGGTACTTTTATAAAGCTATTTGCATACTCTGTTGTAAAGGCATAGGTAAATTAAAGCTagctcctttttttgttttaactaatGGTTTATTCTTAGAAATGTTTCTTTTCACACAAATAGAAAAAGTGTTACtcaaaaaaaaagtatgtggaAAACACATGATGCAAAACCTGCAACTACATATTGAAAACAGTTTTCAGGAAGATGAAGTTATTTACTTATCTGTAGCACTTGTAATAAGAAACTGTTGGAAAACAATAAACCTGTCAcatatgaccccttggttaacgagtgctaCCGCCTCGCCactctgcggctgccacgtcgtttcccttccgggtcaatgcgttcttgcaaaggagtctcgccttcatccagactgccCGACATCCCGACCCTAGGAAAAAACTGTCAGagcagcccgtccaaagaactctgttctcgctgcttggcgccctcacaggttgggagggagatttgcaaccaagaatcattgtatttctgtcacaaggacTTAACTTACAGGTTGGGGCaaagcacacatttaaaacatatatgtgCTAGTGgtctggaactggaactggaacacGGCCATTCATCCTGGACTTTGGCAAAGTTTACAGTAAACCATGTGCTTGTCAGTTAACTCTATCACACTCTGTCTTAATGGTTTGAGATCCGGCAATTGGAGTGTCGTGACACATGTTTTAGTTAATCACTAGTTTATAGAGCATAATTAGTTCTTAATATTCCCCATGGCCTGTTCAATTATAAAACTGTAGTTAAGAAACATCTTAAATTGACTTTAGTTAATACAGGTGTATTCATACCTCTAAAAACTGTGAATTAGGTTTGAGAATGTTGAGTCTTTTGCTCGGTTTCATTCAGCTCCAAGTCACATTTGGTCTTTAACACGACTGTGAAGGAGAGCAGGACTGTGCCACTGTTGCGGTATGAGGTTTAAAATAGATTAACTTTGGCCCTCCAATTAATAAATCTCACTTGTTATTCTTTACCACCAATCCCTGACCCACAACAACTTTGGGAACATTTGGAACAAACTGTAAAACCTTAAGACAGTGTAATCCTTTCCTCTTGTATATtatttcacacacagagctgaCAGCAGCTGGTTGCAGATAGATACACTTTATTCCCCCATGGCTAATAGAAGACTGTAGGGAGTGAGTCTAAACCCACATCTGCTGAATATCTTAGTAAGTCAAATCACTGTTAAAGTTACCCATTTAATGAGCCAACAAATCACCATCCTGAAAACAGGTATCCACACAGCATCCACCCTTTCTTTAAAGGATTGAATTACAGCAGGGGATATGGAGGCAGTGCCCTCCCCCACCCCAACTCTTACAGTGACGGCATACGTAGCATTTCATACTgaaaaataggaggctgtgtggtccagtggttaaagaaaagggcttgtaaccaggaggtccctggttcaaagcccacctcagccactgactcattgtgtgaccctgagcaagtcacttaacctccttgtgctccatctttcgggtgagatgtaattgtaagtgactctgcagctgatgcatagttcacacaccctgggctctgtaagtcgccttggataaaggcgtctgctaaataaacaaacaaataataatttagcatTGGATTACACCTGTGAGGAAGCGGCGGGAAACTGAGAAAAGTATATTTTCCCCGTCAAATCAGACCAAATTTAGTGTAGTTCTACTATTGTCAGGCAGGGTAATAACAGACAATTGCTTGTTGTATTTCTAAAAGTACAGGGTCAGTTTGCAGTGGGTATTTGTAGTAAACTTAACAGAGACGTACAGGATTCCAATTGCGAGACAAATGCCTTGTGGTGATGAAAAGCATTTGTGCTACACAATGCTGGTGTCTGTCCAACCAGTGTACAGCACTTCAAAAAGACTCAGTTACTGAACCTGGAACCTCGACATCAAGCAAGGATAGTACTTTCACTAGGAAAATAGGTGTCCAGCAGAGGGCGTCAgagaactaaataaaaatatgttggcCACAGCAATTATAATGATAAGATGCAATGTAATTTTACTAAGCAACCTGGACTCTACCACTCCAAGTGGAAATTAATTTCTGAataactgaattttttttttattcttttttcaatatttcccactctgacaccaagtgtgacagggtagcatcacggcccaagTTGTTATTaacaggaagagagactcagaagGAAGAAGTTGCAGGTTAAGCACTAATGCACACGATTATTTACAGGTGCAgtagccaaaacaaaaggtttacagtTCCACTTTCTCTCTGAAGAAACTCGTGGTCAGAGTATACAAGATTGGGTTGAGGGCACTGTTGATTGGGAGTATGAATATCACCACCCATGAAGATATTGTTCctgaatgaataaaacaaaaaaaaaacccaggaaATAGGATAATGAGACCTGAGTACAGTTTCATTAAGACTTCAATTTTCCAATATAAGGATATAGGCTATATATAGTAATTATCCAAGCCTACAGttggacatttaaaaaattaGCAAGATAACTTAGTTAATGTACTTCATCAATGAATTCTTTTAAATGTGAAAGTGGAGAATGTACAGTAAGATAAAAGTGGCACTTTACCAAGGTCATTTTTGATTATATGCAAAGTAACCAGCAGCTCTCATGCAATTTGCACATCCGCAAGTTCATATCAGAAATAACTGGActgaaaaatggcagcaggtgctctggactgatgagtcaaaatttgaaatatttggctgtagcagaaggcagtttgttcgccgaagggctggagagcggtacacgaatgagtgtctagAGGCAACAGTGAAatatggtggaggttccttgcaagtttggggctgcatttctgcaaatggagttggggatttggtcagaattaatggtctcctcaatgctgagaagtacaggcagatactcatccatcatgcaataccatcagggaggcatcagattggccccaaatttattctgcagcatgacaacgaccccaaacatacagcgaaagtcattaagaactatcatcagcgtaaagaagaacaaggagtcctggaagtgatggtatggcccccacagagccctgatctcaacatcattgagtctgtctggaattacatgaagagagagaagcaactgaggctgcctaaatccacagaagaactgtggttagttctccaagatgtttgtgcaagtgtacctagaagaattgatgctgttttgaaggcaaagggtggtcacaccaaatattgatttgatatatagatagatttttcttctgttcactcactttgcattttgttaattgataaatataaactattaacatgtctatttttgaaagcattcttactttacagcattttttcacacctgcctaaaacttttgcacagcactgtgtgtgtgtgtgtgtgtgtgtgtgtgtgtgtgtgtgtgtgtgtgtgtatatatatatatatatatatatatatatatatatatgtgtgtgtgtgtgtgtgtgtgtgtgtgtgtgtgtgtgtgtgtgtgtgtgtgtgtgtccgtgcgtgcgtgcttgcatgtgtgtgtgtgtgaacattaatatatgttttaataaagaaaacactagAGCACATCCTTAGCTGCTGACGATACCGCTGGCCCTCTGGCAAATTCATCTTATTCATCACTTTTGAGACATTGACAGTCTTGTCAATGAAAACCCAGTGCGTAAAACATCCCCTTATTATGTTTTGTCTTTCACTGTACTACATATTCTACCACTGAcagaatgtgttttaaagttatcgATGATCTATTACAACATCTCATGGATTCAGTGGGTACGAGGCATAGCCCCGACACCTCTTCAGCTAGTTAAAAATGCCATAAAGTGTTTTGCTCGCAAATGCGTTTTCTTAAaccagggacatttaattactttacgatttcagctacgTGCCacaaagatgacactggctgcgaaagaaggaccACGactctattgtgtgtgtgtgtgtgtgtgtttttttttttaaatatatacaaatcagTTTAGTTGCTTTGAAGAACGTCTTGAACGATATAAGCTGATTCTTACATTACTGCTTGATTGAAGGAGTACACAACATGCTTCAgtatgaaagctgaacatgaatttcaataaacaacacgtttttaatgaaaagaaaattgtAGCCTCCTTCACCGTAGTGAAAACTGgcctttgttatttttaaataccattgcTTCCGATTATTattactgcttaataacaggaacatgTTACTTAGGGATGTTGAAATTAAACGCTTTCCTGCATACCTTACAGCGCGGACCGTGGGTCAAACCAGTAGGGTGcggtgtatcttttttttttttttttcaaactataaCACTAAACACAATAATAGTGCATATGCACAGAACCAAAAAAAAGTGGACGGGCAAAATACATAGTCGTCGACCCCCACTGCCCCCCgtccctttaatttatttttgtgcacatactactactttgtatatgatgtagaatacgtgatgataaaatctaacactagtacatgctctttcaaataaacttgttatggTTTTGAATGTGCGGTCGATCGATATTATtatcattgcttgcgccccggcacctctttgtTTACACATTAAGCACTGGTGACTATCGTTTACAGGAACCGTTGAttcttcatttttattgtttctttcatTACGTTCATTCCTATATCTAACGCGATGCTATTTTCATCTTTTAAGTATAGGGCACGTCTACACACGTTTCTCAGCATACTGACATTTTTTGAAAATTAAATCCGGTGATTTTCTCTCGTGCAGAATTGAGTCTAGCAGTGCTTTACCAATGATCTAAAAATGTTGATAATTCAACGGCAGCAATTGGCTTGTCAATtacaaattcaattaaaacactttAAGCCTCACAACTTAAATACCCGCGCCCGTAGAACTCAGACATATTGActgcttttttgtgtgtggtttttttggtggcattttatttacaataacgaTGTTACGGAGAGGGCAGGCGATGCTGCCTTTCTTCTTATTGGCCTGGGTCTTGAGGCTCACACAAGCTCTTGCTTCAGCTCATGATCGCCTGCAGGATGAAGCGGCTGCAAATTCCATGTCAGGGACAGGAAACTTGGATCGTGGAGGGAACTTGAGCTTGCCTGCTGATTTAGCCATTCCTTATGCTGAGGATGTTTTTTCTAAACCAGATAACTTTTCACCAAATGGAAAAAGTGAACTTTTTGAGGTTGCTGGGTATTCTGCAGATCAACAGAGGCAGTCTCTTGATCATGTGTTTTCTGAGTCTGATGCTGCAAACCATGGACTTTTTGATTTCAGCCAGCATTCTAGGTATGATGAGGATGCACTTGaacagcctgtctcttccaatCTGTATAGTGATCACTTCAATTCTGATTTGACCAAGAACTCTGTCCCTTTTGTTGCTGATGAGTACCATATGGCTTCAGAATCTGAAGGCGATGTGGAACATGTACTCTTTACTGATCAGAGTAATGACCGTGATGCGGACTTCCCTCAAGTCTTTGCATATGCTGATTTGGCTACTTCCgataaagaaaatgtgtctaataTTGCTACCCTTCTAGAAGATAATGATTCTGTTATTAATCTTGCCGCAGACGTGGGTATAGGTGAACTTGGCAAAGAGTTTGATTCTTCTGACAACTATAAATCTGGTACCTATTCTGAAACCCTAGGCTATGAGTCTGTTGCCTTTGCAGATCTTGAAAAGAAAGGCACTGATACTTTGCGTCCTGATGTGCATTCCTATCATCGTGAGGACCTAGTTACTGGTGACCTTGCTGGAATGCCCGTTTCTTCTTTTGACCGCTCTGTACTTACCGATATAAATCTGGAGTTGCATAAAGCTCTTTCTCCAGCTTTTAAAATTGCCAGTGCACGCaactctcctgttctctctgaaGGTGACGGGTTGCCAAGCAGCATCTATGATGCCTCTGTAGGGCTCTATGGTGTATTTAATCTACCTATTACCCCAGAAAACCCTCCTCCCCATAGCACAGGAGAGCCATCCACCCTGGCTTCCGCAACTACATGCGGTGTTGCAGACATGACCATCAAATTGTTTGGTGGAAGGTTGACGGACCTTAAAGTGCAAGGTAAGGGTTCTTGCCAACGTGGTATCTGTTTAATTCTGGAAGAGGTACGGTTATCAAGTCTCATTGTAACTATTCCCCCGCAGCCGACTTCATATTTGTTGAAGTAAGCAAGATTCCGCAGAGGTGCAGGTACAAGGTGTTGGAGAGAAATGGAGTGGTCCACTTTACAACTGCCTTCAAAGGTTGCAATGTGAAGGCACTGGTAAGATTTAGATTCATAACTTTTTTAAAGTCTGCTACGTCATCGGATCCACACTTGCTGGCCTTGTACAGTATAAATGTTAAACTGACAAAGCAAATGCCATGGGACTGCTGTTCCACATATACAACTAACTTAATTTCTTAAATGTTCTTCATCTTGGGTGGTTTTTGTCAAATACAGAGCGTCTGCTTTCATCGTTATTGAGGTTCTTTACAATCTCAGATGCTGGCTAGAACAGTCCCGTTCAACTTTGACATTTTTTACTTTTGCTTGCAGGGTGGGCAATATGTCCTGACCCTGATGTGGCGGAACCACTATGTGCATATGTCCTGTCCAATTTCTACACCTGATGGACCTATTACAATCTGTGGTAAGAGTAGCATGACCATCAAACTCCCAGCAGGACCAATAGAAGCGCTTCGTGTAAAAAGTGAGTTTCTGCCTGGCACTAAATGGAATGTATGGGTGTATTTGCTTCACCATATACCTTGCTGCAACTCCTTGTATGCATTTGAAACTGTTGCATGTATGCTACAGTACATGTTTCTTCTGTCCTTGAACATAAGGACTACAGCACCCTTTTCAAGAGCATTTTCGATTTCAGTTTTTGAAGTACTGGTGGTAGTGTGGTGGTTAGTCTTGGGTGCACTTGAGGGATGGATTATACTGGGATCTGTGGGTGAGATGAGCGATGGATTAGTTTTTTGCAAATGTTTGGTAGCAGTTCTGAGTAACTACATGTAAGATTTATTCTGTAGCTGTTTTCCTCTCGCTGCTGTGTAGCCAATTGAGAAACTCTGCCTATTTAATAGATCCGGAGATCTCACTAAATTTCTTCTAATTGTAGATAAATTCAACAAATGGGTATCCATTTATGAAGTTGCTGTTAAATGCAAATATCAACTGTTGAGTGATTCAGAGGGAAGGATCACTTTCACTACTTCCTACAATGGATGTCACGTGAGGAGATTGGTACGTGTATCCTGCTTTCCACCAGTATCGGAAACATTATGCTCTGTATACAGCCTGCATTGTAACCTAGGAAGAATGGACCAATACAAAATGATGTGTGAAATTTATATAATGGGTTTATTTTCCCATTTCAATATTGGAATTGTTGCACTCAATTTGGCTGTTCACTTCTATAATGTGAACCTAGGATGGCCTTCCTACCTGTAGGAACAGGATACTGCGAAGATTAAAACTCCAGTGACgccattatttatatttttgaccCTCCTAGATGGATCGTTATTTCTATAACCTCTACTATCAAATGGCTCCAGGGAAGCTAGGACAGGCACTCGTGTCTTGTAGGACCGGAATTAATGTTACAGTCCCACCTGAAGAGTCTTTGCCTTCTGTGTTTTGTGGCAAGTCTGGCATGATGATCAAATTGCCTAAAGGAAGTCTTAATGCAGTCAAAGTGAGAGGTGAGCTGCATCTATGTTCCTCTGAATTCTGATAGTGTCAACCCACCGCTCCTTACTGGTTGACGTAGAAATTGAAGTCGTGACCCATTCGCATGTTCAATTGCATATGGTTCTTGGCTGGCTGGCTACTACTGGAGTAGTACAACTGAAGCCTCGAACAGACCTTGTATAATAAGCATTTAGAAAGAACTTGCTGTGCAGGGAACTCATGGCATTTCTTCTACAGATGGTTTTGACAAGGCAATACCTGTCGGTAGTATTGCCGAGCAATGCAATTATCAACTCTTTCAAATGAAGACTGGACACATCATCTTGATTGCTTCCTTCCAAAGCTGTCAAGTTGCATTTGTGGTAAGACTATTGAGGCcatgatttattaaatgttgctGCATGCTTCCAGTAAACTGCTTCAGTACAAGCAATACTGAATATGCCAATAACAGAATTTCTCTTTTAAGGATGGTTGCTTTGCCTTGAGCCTCCAATTCCAGCATGCTGATGGTGTAATGGGAGAGGCGTCTGTGCTTTGCCATGCGGGTGGGAAGCCAAAACCAACTTCCCAACCCGAGACTCCTACAACTCAAGAAGTAACTTCCAGTATACTGTCTACAGTAATTCCTGCAGATGTGTCTGCTACCATCTGCAACAAGGATGGCATGACAGTAGTGCTACCCAATGGTCCTTGGTGGGGGATTAGAGTGAAAGGTGAGGGTTGTGTggcttctttttctttctcccaCCAGTGAGTTGACTAATGGAGGCACATACAGATTGACATTTATTCATTCACT
This genomic window from Acipenser ruthenus unplaced genomic scaffold, fAciRut3.2 maternal haplotype, whole genome shotgun sequence contains:
- the LOC131728709 gene encoding uncharacterized protein LOC131728709; translated protein: MLRRGQAMLPFFLLAWVLRLTQALASAHDRLQDEAAANSMSGTGNLDRGGNLSLPADLAIPYAEDVFSKPDNFSPNGKSELFEVAGYSADQQRQSLDHVFSESDAANHGLFDFSQHSRYDEDALEQPVSSNLYSDHFNSDLTKNSVPFVADEYHMASESEGDVEHVLFTDQSNDRDADFPQVFAYADLATSDKENVSNIATLLEDNDSVINLAADVGIGELGKEFDSSDNYKSGTYSETLGYESVAFADLEKKGTDTLRPDVHSYHREDLVTGDLAGMPVSSFDRSVLTDINLELHKALSPAFKIASARNSPVLSEGDGLPSSIYDASVGLYGVFNLPITPENPPPHSTGEPSTLASATTCGVADMTIKLFGGRLTDLKVQADFIFVEVSKIPQRCRYKVLERNGVVHFTTAFKGCNVKALGGQYVLTLMWRNHYVHMSCPISTPDGPITICGKSSMTIKLPAGPIEALRVKNKFNKWVSIYEVAVKCKYQLLSDSEGRITFTTSYNGCHVRRLMDRYFYNLYYQMAPGKLGQALVSCRTGINVTVPPEESLPSVFCGKSGMMIKLPKGSLNAVKVRDGFDKAIPVGSIAEQCNYQLFQMKTGHIILIASFQSCQVAFVDGCFALSLQFQHADGVMGEASVLCHAGGKPKPTSQPETPTTQEVTSSILSTVIPADVSATICNKDGMTVVLPNGPWWGIRVKDLSGKEITVTSALAERCHYNLSLHLEKIIFTTTYTGCFVEEVASRYVLTVLYRTATWNRGSVRLECPTSAGSPTELPPLPATVGKPIPVCRSSNMTVVLPAGSLEKVFVLDEFKRPVKVIDAPKSCNYSLVERRGRILFTAPYSACDVKILNGNYVLTIMSTSYSGGFASVQVECPTTGEPTKPPPSTKPIPPTPVCGASSMMVALPEGPLEQVKIMNDSNGLWVAVKDVPKNCNYTLMKERGRNLFITSYKACHVRILNKNYVLTIIYTTATGIRGMVQMTCPAVETTTHTTRTTTIRKPGTTGKPTKPTLPPTPVCKASSMTVALPSGSLQVLLLNLSNEWVDIGAAPSYCNYSLVQGRGGRNFFTAPYRACDVQIQ